In Hevea brasiliensis isolate MT/VB/25A 57/8 chromosome 13, ASM3005281v1, whole genome shotgun sequence, a single genomic region encodes these proteins:
- the LOC131172190 gene encoding vegetative cell wall protein gp1-like, translating to MGIPSSLPTNPNPSPSPPLPQSPPLQMPSLPQSPPPQSPPLPPSQTPTLIPPTPLSPQTEPQNETPIFNTQFPELMPEPEPTQTKSKGKTKKAAGRPKKTPVGKRKRVPSVPFDLNSPPQPSSEPFNHAYQSVHGDDKVPFGFVDSKALIKDNGHGGYDYALAEALEGDGDDDDDDDGGYDYAPAAS from the exons ATGGGTATTCCATCCTCTCTAcccacaaaccctaaccccagccccAGTCCGCCGCTCCCTCAGTCGCCACCACTGCAAATGCCGTCGCTACCTCAATCACCACCGCCTCAGTCACCACCATTACCCCCAAGCCAAACACCAACTCTCATTCCGCCGACTCCCCTCTCGCCACAAACTGAACCGCAAAATGAAACACCCATTTTCAACACTCAGTTCCCAGAACTAATGCCTGAACCTGAGCCTACTCAAACGAAGTCTAAAGGTAAAACTAAAAAGGCTGCAGGTAGACCCAAGAAAACCCCTGTTGGAAAACGGAAAAGAGTACCCTCTGTTCCTTTCGACCTAAACTCTCCACCTCAACCTTCCTCTGAACCA TTCAACCATGCTTATCAGAGTGTGCATGGAGATGATAAAGTTCCTTTTGGGTTTGTAGATTCAAAGGCATTGATCAAAGACAATGGTCATGGTGGCTATGATTATGCCCTAGCTGAAGCCCTGGAAGGTGATGGAGATGATGACGATGATGATGATGGAGGTTACGACTATGCTCCTGCCGCTTCTTAA